The DNA segment CCGGCCGGCGCAGCGGCGGCGCTACACCGGCGCGTCGGCGCCCGGCAACTGAGCCACGCGCCGGCGCAAGGCTGAAACTTCGTCTTCCAGCGCCAGCGTGCGGAAGGTGATTTTGGCCTCCAGGTCCTGATAAGCGCGTTCCAGCTCCTCTTCGTGGCGGCGCAGCGCCTCTTCCGTTTGCTTCTGGTCGTGGATGTCGGTGCAGGTGCCGAACCACTTGACGATTTGCCCCGCGGCGTCGCGGTAGGGCAACGCCCGGCCCACGTACCAGCGGTACTGACCGTCCTGCCGTCGAAGGCGGTACTCCACTTCGTACAGCGAGCCGGTAGCCAGCGCCGTGTTCCAGCGCTCCAGGCAGCGGGGCAAGTCGGCGGGGTGCACCACGGACTCCCAGCCCCGGTCCAGCGCCTGCTCCAGGGTTTGGCCGGTGTACTCCATCCACCGCTGGTTGAAGTAAGTCACGGCTCCACTCGGGCGCGCCATCCACAAAATGCCGGGGATGCTTTCGGCCAGGTATTCCAACTCGCGGCGTTGGGCTTCCTGCAGCCGCGCGCCGGCCTGCGTGTCGGTGATATCTTTGGTTATGCCTTGGAAACGCACCGGTTGCGTGCGGGCTTCGTCGAAGACGGCCAGGCCCGTGGTGCGTACCCAGCGCACCTCGTCGCCGGGCAGCAGCACCCGGTGCTCCACGGAGAGGCGGCCGTTTCCCTGGGGGTCGAGGGCTTGCTGCAGCTGCTGCTCGAGCACGGGGCGGTCTTCGGGGTGGGCGGCGCCCAGCACGTCGTCCAAGCTCACAGCCGCCTCGGCGGGCAACCCAAACAGGTGCTTGCAGCGCGAAGAGCACGAAAACCGGCGGCCGGTCCAATCCATTTCCCAGACGCCGATGCCGGCGGCGTCGAGCGCCGCTTCGATGCGTTCCGGCGTCAGCGCTGAGGCAAGGGAAGCTGACATGTAAGAAAGAAAGTTAGGAGTTCATCGCTAGGGCTGGGTAAGCTGCAGCTCCAAGCCGGACTGAAAATATACAACCATTTGCCGTACCGTCCCGTCAGCCGAGCGCCGCAAGCGGGTAATGAGTGCCTGGGTCATAATCCCCGACCCTTCCAGGGCCAAAAACGGCTGGCCCAGGCGGGAGTGGCGCTGCAGGTGCCACGTGCCTTCGTGGCGGTCCCCCGCGCGGGTGTGCAGCGAAAAATGCGTCTCGTGCAATTGCAAATTCGTAGCTTCCGTCCACCTCGATTCGCCGGCCGGCGCGGACCGCAAGCAAGTCGTTTGCCACAGGCCGTGCAACTCGCCCGCTGTCAAGCTCGGCAAGTGCGCGTCGAACAGCGTAGGAAAATTCGTCACGGCGGGGTACTGGTTAGACAATGGAGCGCTTGTTGGACTAGAGAAGGAAAATTCCGGCAGCCAAAACCCACTGTTTACGTAAGACATTAATTGCGTACCCCAAACCGTACTTGTTATGAGCCCGATTCCAGGTGCCCGTCCCCCTGAGTCAGCCGTACCGTCCGAGGCGGGTTTACAACCAAGCCTCCCTCCTGAAAGAACTGCTCCGCAGAATTTTGGTAATACGAAAATAGTTAAAAGTATTACAGAAACTAATGCCGCCGGAGCAGGCGGGGCCAACGGCGGCGGCGCCAAGCGCCCGGGCCGGCCGCCGCGCTCGTCGGCTGCGCCCGTAACGTGGTCGGTGCGCGGGGTAAGCCGGGACGCCCGGGCTGTGCTCGAGCGCGGCGCGGCCCAGGCCGGCAAAACACTGGGGCAGTACCTGAGCGAGGATGTGGTGGATCTCATTACCCAACGCTTGCCACCCGCCCCAGCGGCTGCCGACGCGAACTTGCACTCGGAGATCTTATACTTGCGCCAACTCGTAGAGAACCTCACCGTGATGCTGGGCGGCCAGCCTGTGCTGCCAACCATCCCGGCCCGGCTACCCGAAAACCCCGAGGGCCACTAGCTCGACTGCTCGACGCGCGTGCTGGCTTCGCCGCTGACAGCAACACACGGGGCGGCTGCGGGGGTAGCTGGCGCCGCCTCCCGGTTAGCCGGTCGCGCCCCCGCAACCCTGCCGAAGCAGTCTTTTTCCGGCTTGTTACTCCCGCGCCGCCTCGGATAAATGGAAGTAGTCGTTGGTAGTTCTATCCAACGTAGCCCGAACCCGTGCGAAGTTGTCCGGGGTGGGCTTCAGGTTTACCCATTTGTCGACGATGGTGCGGTGTTTGTAAACAACAAAGGTGTTTTCCGCGTCCGGGTTGATCTTGTTTAAATACGCTTCGCTGGCGGTATCGGCGAAGGAGGCCACGTAGGTCAAGGCCGTGTTTTGGAGTTGGAGTTCACGGCCCAGCCGCTCCAACGCTTGTTGCCGTTGGGTTTGGTTGAAGTCACGCTCGTTCCCGTAGACGAAATAGACTTTCAAGTAGCGGCGGCGTTTTTCGCTTTCCTCTTCCAGAAACGCGAGCCAACGCTTTATGTGCTCCCAATCCGGACGGTTGCCCACAAAATACATGATGCCGTGGTAGCGCCCGTATTTGCATACCGGGCAGGTCCGGGTGCCCCGGTCCGGCCCATAGGCGTGGTAGGGCATAAAAGAAGGGTTTTCCTCGCCGATCTCCAGGCCCGACCGGAGGCTTTGCGGGCGGGTCGTGGGGTAGTTCGGAATGTTCAGGCCCAGCACGACGTTGTGCTCCGCCACCTGCACGTCTCCCGCTAACAGGGGGCGGAGAATGCCGCTGCCGCCCCGGTTCTGCAGGTTTTTTCTTTTGCCGCGCAACAACGGGTCGTCATCGAACACCAGGTCGTCGAGGTAATATTCGTTCCGGATCGATGGCTCCTTGACGGCGAGGTGAATATGGGCCGGGGTATCGCGCGCGGGATAGGGCGCGGGGCGTCCCGTGTAAATCGAATACGTGCCCGTTGCGTCGGTTTTTACCCAGCCCCGGAGATGCCCGTGCGCTTTGGCCTGGGCCGGCACCTGCGCGGTAGTGGAGTAGCGCCCGTGGTGGTCCGTTTGCCAGTAATACAGAATCACGTTTGCCGCCGGCGTTTTGCCGTCAAGGTGGTAAACCGTGCCCGTCACCAGCAGCTTTTGGCCCGGGCCGCGCCAGCCGGCAGTGGTATCCACCGAACGCAGGGTTTGCGGCATGCCGACGTGCATCAGCTCGCACCCGTCGCACCCACCGCCCACTGCCGGGACGGGCTGGTTTTTTCCTTTTTGGGTGCCGGCTTGGCCGTTGCAACCGGTCGCCCAAGCGAGCAGGGCAAGCGCTATCCAGTGGTAAAGTTGTCGCATGGTTGGTCAGGCGCGGGCCAATGCTTTCCGCGCCTGGAAACACGGACCCCAAACCGAAATTGGGGTTGCACCCGGTGGCGCCCGTACGGGCCCCTGGACGGGCGCTCCGCGCAGCCTGGCAACTGCCGGCGCCCGGGTACCTGACAAGCCGGTAGTTACCTCTCGGGATGCAGCGCCAGTTCAAGCCGGCACGTTGTTTGGACGTGCGCTTGGGTTGCACGCGCTAAGCTTATCCCGACTCCGATGCCCCACTCTGCCGCCGTTGCCCTCGATCGCCTGCGCCAACTGCAGGCCTCGCTGCCTGCTTGCTCCGAACTTACTTTAAACGAGCTGCAGCCCGTGCTCTGGGAGCTGACGTATTTGCTGCGGGAGCTACCTGCTGCGCGTTCCCAGGTAGGCTTGACCTTGCTGCTGGACCTGCAGGCCGAACACGCCGTTGCCGGCACGTACGTACCCCGGGAGGAAAGCCAGCGCTGGCTTAACCGCGGCTTGCGGGCCGTACTCACGCAGGCCCTGCGCGAGTAGACGGCTTATTACCTGGCCCCCACGGCCGCAGCTAGCGAATACGGTCCGCGTGTTCGCCCGGGACGCGCGCGGGGGCCGGGCGGCGGCCCGCGCACCTGGATCCGGGAGGGGGGTTGCGGCTTAATCACTGACCCGGCGGTCCGCGCAGGGGCGCCCGCTCAGCTACCGGGACCGCGGGATCCCTGCTCGCAGGCATACAAGCCGGGCGGGCGTTGGCATATCGCAGGGGACGCTGGCCGCACCTGCCCCGCTCGGTTTAAAACGCCGGCGCGCGGCCAGTGCCGCCGGGCGTCATCCGTAAGCGGCAAAGGCGGTCCCGGCCAGGCCGGAAAGCCCGGGAATCCAGGGGCTAATCGACAACCGCCTTCCCAAGGCCGCTTTGGCTTAGTTCATCCAGTATCCGGGAGCCCCAGCGCAGCAGTTGCCGCGGCGACGCATCCGGCTTTAGGTTGATCAGCTCGTAGCAATACCGAAACAGCTGCCCCTGCTGCGCCAGCGTCAAAGCACACCGGGAGCCGCGCTGCTGCACCATCACGGCCAGCTGCTGCGCGGCCCGGATTAAATCCTGGTCGAGCAGGGCTTGCTGCAAATCCCCCAAGGCGGCTGATTGCTTCACGACGGTTTCGGTATGCACCCGGAGAAAGGTTACCCCACGCCTGCTACGGCAGTTGATGAAACGGCAGGCCAGCCTTGCCCGGATACGGGGCCGATTCCATTTCCGTAATTGCCGAAGGTAAATACCGGCTTATCGCGGGGGGGTGCCCACCAAGCGTTCAGCGTTGATGTGGGTCAAAGTTCGGGTTGGGTAGGGTGCCCAGACCGATCAGCGTCAACAGCGTGGCGCCGCGCCCGATAAGCTGCGCCGCCGAGGCCCCGTCCCGGGCACGCACCAGGCAATGACAACCGCAAAACAACGCGCCTTGCTGCCGGCCCGTAAGGACGACCTCCGGCTGGTACTGCCGCACCAAAGCCGCCAAATACTCGGCGGCCAGCACCCAATCCTGCGCCGCTAAAGCGTCCCGGAAGCTTTCTTCATCTGGTGCCATCGCAAGCCGGCTTGTGCCCTGGGCAATAGTAAGCAAACGCGCTGACTATCCGGGCGTTGTTGCAAACAATCATTGCCCGCGTTAGCCCAGGCCGACCGGCTCGCCGCAACCCGTGAATTGCTGACCTGCTGCCCCCGTGCTGGCGGCCCTGGGCCCCGCCAAGTCCCAAGGGCTTCGCCGGCAATCTCATTTGCCGGATCCCAATGAAGTGAAACGCGTCCTTGGGGCGCGCAAGGTAGCCGTAGCCCCGGCTTAACGCCGGGGCCGGGGGGTAAGGGCACGCCCGGCAAGCGCCGCCGCAAGCAGCCCGCCCGGGCGACGGGTAGCTTAGCGGCCGGGCCGGTTGCTGCTGCTCGCGGCGCCGGCCAGCCAGTTCATCAGGTCGGCCCAGGCCACGTTGCCGTACCAGCGGGGCGGCTCCTGCGGGGAGCGGCCCGTCAGCAGGAAGCGCTCGTCCAGGCCCGGATAGGGCAGCAGGGTGAGGTTGCGCTGGCCCCGGCGGGCAAACTCCAGCGGCAGCTGGTCGAGCAGCCAGGCGCTGGGCTCGGCCGTGCCGTAGGCAATGAGCAACGGCACCCGCACCCGGGGCAGCTCGTCCACGGCCGGGTAGCGGGCCAGCGACACGGTGTTGCGCCAGGCCACCCCCGACATAGCCGCCGGATCGCGCAACTCAATCAGGCTTTGGTAGGCCGCGTACACCGAGTCGATGCGGCGCTGGGCGCTGGCCGGGGTCAGCCGGCGCTGCAGCTGGGCCTCGCGCAGCTCGTGCACCAGCTGGGGCAGGGGACCGGCGGGCATGGCCCCGTAAAAAGCCAGGTGGGTCACGTGGCGGTCCGCCGTGGCCAGGCGGGTGGCCACGTGGCAGCCCTGCCCGCCGCCGACCACGGCCGTCAGGCGACGGTCCACCCAGGACTGACGGCGCAGGTAGCGCAGCACCTGCCGGGCGGCCTGCACGTGGTAGCCCCGGGTGTCGCGCTCGAGGTAGGCCGCGGGCGGCGCATCCGTGCCCACTTCCAGGTACTCCTGCTCCCGGCTCAGCAGGCGGCGCTCGGCCACCAGCGGCACGCCCGGCCGGGCGATGACGACGAAGTGGTAGCGGCCCTGGTAGGCTTTCAAATCAAAGGGCCAGCCCATGAACGCCGCCCCGGAATTGCCGGTGGTGATCAGCGGCCGCGCTCCGCCGCCCTGGCAGAGCAGCACGACGGGCTTGCGGGGTTTGCGGTCCAGGTCCACGCCGCTCACCAGGAACGTGAGGGTGGAATCCTGAAAAGGAATGCGAAACAGGGTAAACCCGAGTGCCCGCGCCTGCGCGGCCTCCTGGTGTTGTCCCCGTGAAGTAAAAGCCCCCAGCACCAAGCACCCCAGCAGCAGTAAGCGGACGAAAAACATAAGGGAAAGCGTGCCGGGCAAGTTACTCTAAACCGCTAAGCCCGGCAATACCGCAAAGCCGTCCCGCCTGATTTTTTACCATTTTTCAATTCCGGAATCACCTGTTATGGGTGTATATAGACATGATTTATCTTTTTACTCTTCTTTAAGTACTATTTAACCCAATCAATTTCAAGCTAACTGCGGCTTCAAGCCCGCGGCCCGAGTTGCGGTGCCGGCTTGGGGAAATGAAGAACCCAAGCACTTGGCAGGAAAGCGACGGGGGCCGGCGGCCAATACGAGCCCACGCTTATCCCGCGAGCCGTCCAGCAGCGGGCCCCTGGTTCAGGGTGCGTCGTTAGCCGTTATCCGCTCCGGGCACCCGCCCATTTCGGCGGGCCGGCCTTCCTAGCCGTGGCCATGCTTGGGCTGTTACGACTACAGTTTAGATGACATTATAACATGTTGTCATCTAAACATATAGTCAATATTACAACAACCCAAACCCGGGATTTGGCCTGGGGTTTGTTGGCCTTTCGAAACGAAAGCGCCCGGCAGGGTCCGTTTATCCGGATGCGCCCGGTAAAGCCCACCGGTAGATCCCCGGTACCGGCTGGAAACCCCGGGGTTGCCGGCCACCAGCCCGGGCTTCGCAACCTGCCTTGGCATGCGCCCCAGGCGATACCCGAACCGCTTACCTGCGTAGAAGGCAACCAAACACCGGGCTGCCGCGGGGGTACGACCCGGTGATTGACTGTCCAGCCGGCCGGCTCGGCCGGCCTCCAAAGGCGCCTTGTCCGCCGGCCACCTCTCACCTAAACCCCGCCGCCATGCTGTTTACCGGTTTCACCTGGAGCCAGTTTTTCTCCGGCACCCTGGTGCTGCTTGCCCTCTATTACGCCTACGTAGGCTGGCGCTACTTTCGGCCCGAGCTGCTTGGCTGGAAAAAGCGCCCGACGGCCGGGCGATCCCCGCAGCCGGCTTCCGCGGCCGCCGAACCGCTGATTCCGCCAAGTCTCGTGTTTGCCCCGGAAGCCGCTCCCGCGGAGTCCCGGGTGGCGTCGCCCGCCTCCCCCGCGGAAGAGGAGATTCCGACTCCAACGCAATACGCTGACAATGAAGCCTCGGACCCGGTCTGCCCGGCGGTAGAGGACGAAGAAATCGCCGCCACGGGAGCTGATAGGTTCCTATCAAATTGTGATCACTTGCATCAAAATGTGATTTACCCCGTTGAAAGCAACCATACTCACTTCACCCAACCCGCCGGCGCGCCGCTCACCCCCGCTGACCTGCCGCCGCCCCATTTGAACCCTGAAGCCCTGCCCGCGGAGCAGGAGCTGCCGGTGGCGCCCGCTGAGCTGGCCTACCCGGCCGAAGCCGACTCGCTGATCGGCGCCGATGATTTACTTGAAGCCCTGGACTGCCTGGCTGCCGGCCGGGCGCCCGACTCCCTGCACCCTGCCCTGGAGGGTACCGCCCTGGCCGCCCGGTTTGCCGCCAACAAGCGCCGGCGCAGCGCGGAAATAGACGCCCTGTTCGGGGAGGAGTAAGCCGGTCCCGAGGCCGCCTGATCCACCATCCTCTATTATTAATATGCGCCTACCCCTTTCCCTGGTCCGTACCCTGGGCCTGGCCTTGCTGTGGCTGCTGCCCGCCGCGCTGCGGGCCCAAGGCAGCGGCGAAGCCGGCATTGAAGCCGCCACCGAGCAGGTAACCCGCTACTTCGAGCCCGGCACCAACCTGATGTACGCCGTCGGCGCCGTCCTGGGCCTGATCGGGGCCGTCAAGGTGTATTCCAAGTGGAACTCCGGCGATCAGGACACGCAAAAGGTGGCCGCCTCCTGGTTTGGCTCCTGCATTTTCCTGGTCGTGGTCGCCACCATCCTGCGGGCCTTCTTCCTGTAGCCCGTGCCGCTGCCAATCAACAAGGGCATCGGCAAGCCCGTGGAGTTCAAGGGCCTGGTCGGCATCTACCTGGCTTACCTGGCCGCCGGCCTCGGCACCGTGTTCGTGCTCGCGCTCGGCCTGCTGGTGGCGGGCGTTAACTCCTACCTCGTGGCCTTGCTCACCCTGGGCCTGGGCGGGCTGGTCCTGGCCCGGGTGTTTGCCCTCAACCGCCGCCACGGCGAGTTCGGGGCCCTGAAAGCCCGGGCCCGCCGCCGGCAGCCCCGCCGCATTGTCAGCCGCCATCCGCGGCTGTTTCTCACCTTAACGCCCGAGCGCACATGAGCCCACCTCTCGTGCTGCCGTCGGCCTCGCTGGAGCAGCTGCAGCCCATCTACCGCGTGGAACGGGGCTGCCTGATCAGCAAGAACGCCGACCTGACCATTGCCTTCCGCCTGGAGCTGCCGGAGCTTTTTACCCTGGCCCCGGCCGAGTACCAGGCCCTGCACGCGGCCGTGGTCAAGGCCCTGCGGGTGCTGCCCACCCCGGCCGTGGTGCACAAGCAGGACTGGTTTACCAGCGAAGCGTACCGGCCCGACTTCACCGCCGCCCGGCTGGAAAACTCCCTGCTGGGCCGGGCCTACGAGCGCCACTTTTTCGAGCGGCCGTTTCTGCGCCACGAGTGTTTTCTGTTCGTCACGCGCACGGCCAGCGAGCGGGCCCACTACCGCAGCCCGGCCTCGCTGCTGACGCGCCGCCACCTGGTGCCGCGCACCCAGCTCGACGCGCAGCAGCAAAGCGCGTTTTTCGACGCGGTCGGGCAGTTCAAGCGCCTGCTCGAGGACGCCGGCCCGCTGCGGCTGCACCCGCTGACGGAGGACGAGCTCGTGGGCACCGACACCCAAACCGGGCTGCTGGAGCAGTACCTGGCCCTGGAGCTAAGTGCGGCCGCCCCGCTCGTGGACCTGGACTTCAGCCGCGGCCTGCAGGTGGGCGGCAAGCACTGCCAGCTGTTTTCGCTGGCCCGGCTCGACGACCTGCCCGCCGAGGTTGACCCGGCCGTGCGCTACGAGCCGCTCTCCACCGACCGCTCGCCGCTGGCCGTGGGGCTGGCGTCCCCGCTGGGCTTGCTGCTGGGCTGCAACCACCTCTACAACCAGTACATCTTCCTCGACGATGCCGCCCAGACCCTGCGCCGCTACGAAAAGCGCAAGGACAACCTCAACGCCCTCTCGCTCTACTCCCGCCAGAACGCCATCAACCGGCAGTGGTACGAGCAGTACCTGAACGAGGCGCTCGCGGAGCAAAAGCAGCCCGTGCGCGCCCACTGCAACGTGCTGGCCTGGAGCGAGCGGGAAAGCGAGCTGCCGGAGCTGCGCAACCTGGTGAGCGCGGCTATCGCCCGCCTGGGCTGCCGCCCGCGCGAGAGCACCGTGGACGCGCCGGCCATCTTCTGGGCCGGCATCCCGGGCAACGCCGGGGACTTTCCCGCGGAAGAGACCTTTCCCACCTTCGCCGCCCAGGCGGCGTGCTTTTGGAACGTGGAAACCAACTACCGGGACGCGGGCTCGCCCTTCGGGCTCAAGCTCTCGGACCGGCTGACCGGGCGGCCCGTGCTCGTGGACCTCTCGGACGAGCCCATGCGGCGGGGGGTAATCACCAACCGCAACAAGTTTATCCTGGGGCCCTCGGGCTCGGGCAAGTCCTTTTTCACCAACGCCATGGTGCGCCAGTACTACGAGCAGGGCACCCACGTGCTGCTGGTGGACACGGGCAACTCCTACCAGGGCTTGTGCGCGCTGCTGGGCGGGGTGTACCTGACCTACGAGGAGCAGGACCCGATTGCCTTCAACCCCTTTCTGGTCAGCGGGGGCGGCGCGCCGGACGCGGAGAAAAAGGAAAGCCTGAAGGTGCTGCTGCAGACCCTGTGGAAAAAGGACGACGAGCCGGCTACCCGCGCCGAGTACGTGAGCCTGACCAACGCCGTGGAGCTGTACTACGAGCAGCTAAGCCGGGAGCCGGAGCTGCGGCCCTGCTTTAACACCTTCTACGAGTTCGTGCGCGGGCCCTACGCGGCCGTGCTGCGCGAGCAGCAGGTGCGCGAAAAGGACTTTGACCTGCACAATTTCCTTTACGTGCTCAAGCCCTACTACCGGGGCGGGGCCTACGACTACCTGCTCAACGCCGAGCGCGAGCTGGATTTGGTCACGGAGCCCTTTATCGTGTTCGAGCTGGACAACATCAAGGACAACCCCATCCTGTTTCCCGTCGTGACGCTGATCATAATGGAAACCTTTATCGCCAAGATGCGGCGGCTGAAGGGCACCCGGAAAATGATCCTGATCGAGGAGGCGTGGAAGGCCATTGCCACCGCCGGCATGGCCGAATACATCCGCTACCTGTTCAAGACCGTGCGCAAGTTTTTCGGGGAGGCCGTCATCGTCACCCAGGAAGTGGACGACATCGTGGGCAACGCCATCGTCAAGAACACCATCATCAACAACTCCGACTGCAAGATCCTGCTCGACCAGCGCAAGTACGCCCACCGCTTCGAGGAAATCCAGCAGCTGCTTTCCCTTTCCAACAAGGAGAAAGCGCAGGTGCTCTCCATCAACCTGGATCTGCGGCCCGGCCGGCATTACAAGGAAGTGTTCATTTCCCTGGGCGGCACAGTCTCCAAAGTGTACGCCACGGAAGTATCCCCCGAGGAATACGTGACCTACACCACCGAGGAAAAGGAAAAGCTGCGCCTGCAGGCCCTGACCGCCGAGCGCGCGGGCGACTTGCCCGGCGCGATTCGGGCCTACGCCCAGGAGCTGCGCGAGCAGCGAGCCTAAGCCTGTCACTGCCACTTAACTACTCCACCATGACCAGACACCTTGTACTTCCGCTGTTGCTCGGCTTGCTGGGCGTTTCCTGCGGAGAGCAGAGCCCAATGGAGAAGCGGGTTGGAATAAACGATGAACAGCCAGCGATCCTAAATGAACTGAAAGCTAGGCTCGATACGCTGCCGGTAGAGGAGAGACCTCATTATGAGAAGCTGTTGGACGCTATGGAAGTGTGGTACAATGGTAAGCGTGTTAACGAGATAAAATTTGATCCTAGGGCCGAGCAAGCCTTTCGAGCGCACCTTGATATACTCCACCTAAAAAATGCAAAACTGAGACAATATCAACGATCGAGTGTGCTCGATAAATCCGATCTGGCATCGGTCAATGGCAAATTCGATAAACATGTATCCGCAAGCTTCGGGAATCTGCAAAAGCTCCTTATGCTGCCAGAGAATGCCCCCGGTGTTGACCCTACAACTCAACGAAGG comes from the Hymenobacter sp. YIM 151858-1 genome and includes:
- a CDS encoding PAS domain-containing protein, with translation MSASLASALTPERIEAALDAAGIGVWEMDWTGRRFSCSSRCKHLFGLPAEAAVSLDDVLGAAHPEDRPVLEQQLQQALDPQGNGRLSVEHRVLLPGDEVRWVRTTGLAVFDEARTQPVRFQGITKDITDTQAGARLQEAQRRELEYLAESIPGILWMARPSGAVTYFNQRWMEYTGQTLEQALDRGWESVVHPADLPRCLERWNTALATGSLYEVEYRLRRQDGQYRWYVGRALPYRDAAGQIVKWFGTCTDIHDQKQTEEALRRHEEELERAYQDLEAKITFRTLALEDEVSALRRRVAQLPGADAPV
- a CDS encoding TraG family conjugative transposon ATPase; this translates as MSPPLVLPSASLEQLQPIYRVERGCLISKNADLTIAFRLELPELFTLAPAEYQALHAAVVKALRVLPTPAVVHKQDWFTSEAYRPDFTAARLENSLLGRAYERHFFERPFLRHECFLFVTRTASERAHYRSPASLLTRRHLVPRTQLDAQQQSAFFDAVGQFKRLLEDAGPLRLHPLTEDELVGTDTQTGLLEQYLALELSAAAPLVDLDFSRGLQVGGKHCQLFSLARLDDLPAEVDPAVRYEPLSTDRSPLAVGLASPLGLLLGCNHLYNQYIFLDDAAQTLRRYEKRKDNLNALSLYSRQNAINRQWYEQYLNEALAEQKQPVRAHCNVLAWSERESELPELRNLVSAAIARLGCRPRESTVDAPAIFWAGIPGNAGDFPAEETFPTFAAQAACFWNVETNYRDAGSPFGLKLSDRLTGRPVLVDLSDEPMRRGVITNRNKFILGPSGSGKSFFTNAMVRQYYEQGTHVLLVDTGNSYQGLCALLGGVYLTYEEQDPIAFNPFLVSGGGAPDAEKKESLKVLLQTLWKKDDEPATRAEYVSLTNAVELYYEQLSREPELRPCFNTFYEFVRGPYAAVLREQQVREKDFDLHNFLYVLKPYYRGGAYDYLLNAERELDLVTEPFIVFELDNIKDNPILFPVVTLIIMETFIAKMRRLKGTRKMILIEEAWKAIATAGMAEYIRYLFKTVRKFFGEAVIVTQEVDDIVGNAIVKNTIINNSDCKILLDQRKYAHRFEEIQQLLSLSNKEKAQVLSINLDLRPGRHYKEVFISLGGTVSKVYATEVSPEEYVTYTTEEKEKLRLQALTAERAGDLPGAIRAYAQELREQRA
- a CDS encoding dioxygenase family protein, with amino-acid sequence MRQLYHWIALALLAWATGCNGQAGTQKGKNQPVPAVGGGCDGCELMHVGMPQTLRSVDTTAGWRGPGQKLLVTGTVYHLDGKTPAANVILYYWQTDHHGRYSTTAQVPAQAKAHGHLRGWVKTDATGTYSIYTGRPAPYPARDTPAHIHLAVKEPSIRNEYYLDDLVFDDDPLLRGKRKNLQNRGGSGILRPLLAGDVQVAEHNVVLGLNIPNYPTTRPQSLRSGLEIGEENPSFMPYHAYGPDRGTRTCPVCKYGRYHGIMYFVGNRPDWEHIKRWLAFLEEESEKRRRYLKVYFVYGNERDFNQTQRQQALERLGRELQLQNTALTYVASFADTASEAYLNKINPDAENTFVVYKHRTIVDKWVNLKPTPDNFARVRATLDRTTNDYFHLSEAARE
- a CDS encoding DUF4133 domain-containing protein produces the protein MPLPINKGIGKPVEFKGLVGIYLAYLAAGLGTVFVLALGLLVAGVNSYLVALLTLGLGGLVLARVFALNRRHGEFGALKARARRRQPRRIVSRHPRLFLTLTPERT
- a CDS encoding DUF4134 domain-containing protein yields the protein MRLPLSLVRTLGLALLWLLPAALRAQGSGEAGIEAATEQVTRYFEPGTNLMYAVGAVLGLIGAVKVYSKWNSGDQDTQKVAASWFGSCIFLVVVATILRAFFL